The bacterium DNA window GCCGTACTCCAGCATCTGACGGCTGTGAAAAGACCCCTCTGCGCCGGTGATTCCCTGCACCAGAACGCGAGTGGTTTTATCGACAAGAATGCTCATGAAGGCTCCTGATCAATGGGCCATGACTTGAACTACGCATTGCGCCGCATCCGCCAAATCCTCTGCGA harbors:
- a CDS encoding succinate--CoA ligase subunit alpha encodes the protein MSILVDKTTRVLVQGITGAEGSFHSRQMLEYG